From the Pirellulales bacterium genome, the window CGGCGAACTATGTGTTTGCGACCTGGTCGACGTGTTGGAACTGCCCCAGCCGAAGGTTTCGCGGCACCTGGCTTACCTGCGTCGCGCGGGGTTGGTCACCGCGCGCAAGGACCGTTACTGGAGCTATTACGAATTGGCCGCGCCGCGCGGAGAACTTCATCGGCGGCTCTTGGAGTGCCTGTCGTGCTGCTTTCAGGATGTTTCTGAACTAGCCAAGGATTCCAAGCGTCTCGCCGTGCTCTCGCGCTGCTGCCGATAGAGTTTTTTTGCCCAACTGTATTCGGATGCGCGAATACAGTTTTCCTTACCTGCGACACGAAAGGAACT encodes:
- a CDS encoding metalloregulator ArsR/SmtB family transcription factor, whose product is MTPKAAISVDQTFRAFADPTRLRILHLLRGGELCVCDLVDVLELPQPKVSRHLAYLRRAGLVTARKDRYWSYYELAAPRGELHRRLLECLSCCFQDVSELAKDSKRLAVLSRCCR